Within the Mustela lutreola isolate mMusLut2 chromosome 2, mMusLut2.pri, whole genome shotgun sequence genome, the region GATAGTGGCATCCCTGCTCTGCATCCCAGAAATCCTGTACAGTCAACTCAGGAAGCAATCGGACATCACCATCTGTACCATGGTTTACCCCAGCGAACAGAGCACCAGAGTGAAGTCCACAGTCTTGACCCTGAAGGTCCTCCTgggcttcttcctccctttcGTGGTCATGGCGTGCTGTTACACCATCATCATTCACACTCTGTTACAAGCCAGGAAGTCCTCCAAGCACAAGGCCCTGAAGGTGACCATCACGGTCCTTACGGTCTTTGTCCTGTCTCAGTTCCCCTACAACTGCATTCTGTTGGTGCAGACCATCGACGCCTACACCATGTTCATTTCCGACTGTGCCATTTCCATCAACATTGACATCTGCTTCCAGGTCACTCAAACCATCGCCTTCTTCCACAGTTGCCTGAACCCCGTCCTCTACGTCTTTGTGGGCGAGAGATTCCGCCGGGATCTCATAAAGACCCTGAAGAACTTGGGTTGCATCAGCCAGGCACAGTGGGTCTCATTCACGAGGAGAGAGGGAAGCGTGAAGCTATCATCCATGCTGCTGGAGACGACCTCTGGTGCTCTCTCCTACTGAGGGGTCTCCGCTCTGACATGGATGGCCCTTTTCGGAAATTACAAGAAATACGGGGGTACACCTGCACTACGTGCAACTGGAGGGAAAccaatgaagaagaagaagaatgaagtgAGGATAAAGACAAACCCGGAAAGGGATAAATTTGGACGATTACTTTAGTTAGAATTTCCAAGCCAGAGTTTTCCAAACTGACTGGCTGTCCAATGAGACTGTTGCTTGGCTCTTGGCTACAATGGCTGCAGTTTTCAGCAGACTGGTCCcgcagacaccccccccccccggcttttTGCCACCTAATGGAGCATTGATGCGGCTGACCTTGGAAGGGTTTCTGTAACTCCACACCTGCCTGCCGGGTTGACCTGCCCGAGGACTCTGCTTGTCCACTCGTGTCACAGGGGTGGGTCAGCCTGCGGGGAGACCCCGAGAGCCCAAGTTGGCAGAACCGGCTCTGGCTCTGTCTTGGGCGCACTCTGCCGAGTGGCTTCTGGGATGGTCTGCTTCGTCTCCTCCCTATAAAACGAGTTAGTTTTATTGAGcctctttttttctgagcttgCTGGAAGGATATCTGCCTCCccgctgcttttctttttcttattgtacAGTGCTGACCTGTCCAAAGGCTTCCAATTCTGAGATgaggctggggaaaaaaaaaaaaagtaatgcagcTCACTTTTGCTTTGTGTCTTCTATCTCACCTGTGAAATGTTTTATATACCAGAAAAAGTGCTTTTTGACGATTGTGTAAAATACTCATTACTGGTCACTTTCTTTgtcatttctgtattttagaaGTGCCCCGTGAGAGGTCCCGTAGCCACATTAGAGTGTGAAGAACAGATCaggataaggaaataaaatctctgaaacaCTTTAAAGCCATCTGGAttgcaggttttgttttgttttttgtttttgttttttcttttcactttttatgaATTCAAGCTAACgcagggcgtctgggtgactcagccagttaagtatctgactctcgatttcggctcaggtcatgatctcagggtggtgagatcaaagCCCGCAGggggctggctccctgcttggtggggccgtccacttgggattctctctctccctctccctctgctcccccctctcaagtaaataaattctttaaaaaaataaaaaataattaaaattaattaaaatattaaaaatatttaaaaaataaaaaaataattcaagttagttaacatgtagtgtattattagtttcagggccAGAGTCCACTCATCACTTGCCTACAATGCTcagagctcatcacaagtgtctccttaatgcccgtcccccagttaccctatcccacccccacttctctttgggtgctttttttttttttaaggtttaattaatttatttatttgacagagaaagagagggagagtgtgtgagcacaagcagggtgagcagcagacaaagggagaagcagacttccagaagagcaaggagcccaactcagggctccatcccaggaccccaggatcatgacctgagccaaaggcagatgcttaactgactgagcca harbors:
- the CCR9 gene encoding C-C chemokine receptor type 9; translated protein: MVATEFTTFFSNISDDYSYPSTSTMDDDFENTFCEKSHVRQFASYFLPPLYWLVFIVGAVGNSLVILVYCYCTRVKTMTDMFLLNLAIADLLFLITLPFWAIAAADQWRFQPFLCNVVNSLYKMNFYSCVLLIMCISVDRYIAIAQAMRAQTWRQKRLLYSKMICLTVWIVASLLCIPEILYSQLRKQSDITICTMVYPSEQSTRVKSTVLTLKVLLGFFLPFVVMACCYTIIIHTLLQARKSSKHKALKVTITVLTVFVLSQFPYNCILLVQTIDAYTMFISDCAISINIDICFQVTQTIAFFHSCLNPVLYVFVGERFRRDLIKTLKNLGCISQAQWVSFTRREGSVKLSSMLLETTSGALSY